One window of the Chloroflexia bacterium SDU3-3 genome contains the following:
- a CDS encoding GNAT family N-acetyltransferase, whose translation MENATLTIRPVDGESWRGVARLEVAPEQRAFVAEPAYYLALCAYGQLWQPLAVLLGDEVIGFCMWAVDPADGSCWLGGILIDRAHQGRGYGRRALQAALALLAQQHGHRSFALSYQPANAAAKALYASLGFRETGEVEDDEVVARLALGDVLHPRA comes from the coding sequence GTGGAAAATGCTACCCTAACCATCCGCCCGGTCGATGGCGAGAGCTGGCGCGGCGTCGCGCGGCTGGAGGTCGCGCCCGAGCAGCGGGCATTTGTGGCCGAGCCGGCCTACTACCTAGCGCTGTGCGCCTACGGCCAGCTGTGGCAGCCGCTGGCCGTGCTGCTGGGCGACGAGGTGATCGGCTTCTGCATGTGGGCGGTGGATCCCGCCGACGGCAGCTGCTGGCTGGGCGGAATCCTAATCGACCGGGCGCACCAGGGCCGGGGCTACGGGCGGCGGGCGCTGCAGGCCGCGCTGGCGCTGCTGGCCCAGCAGCATGGCCACCGCAGCTTCGCGCTCTCGTACCAGCCCGCCAACGCGGCGGCCAAAGCGCTCTACGCCTCGCTGGGCTTCCGCGAGACGGGCGAGGTGGAGGATGACGAGGTGGTGGCGCGGCTGGCGCTGGGCGATGTGCTTCATCCGAGGGCGTAG